Proteins co-encoded in one Bacillus infantis NRRL B-14911 genomic window:
- a CDS encoding nuclease-related domain-containing protein, whose product MIAKKRVVPLKIRQLEALLRRLPPNHPKIPLIEQDLIKRRAGYRGEKNVDYHLSFLPDEYLIFHGLRLVHQHPFQIDTLILAPSFITAAEIKNISGTLFFEKHSQQVIRQSSKGEDGFSNPLLQVQRHKVQLQGWMEKMKLPELPIELLVIISSNSTIIKTNPGNEHIYKTLIHAEQLPGKLEKLELSSPSLILSSKELNKVKRLLLKNHDPLFTSILESYKISPEEIIRGIQCPGCEQYSMSRMYGGWICQACSGESKNAHIRAILDYFLLLENSITSQQCRNFLYTIPKRIFINFCLHSTSNPPAPPKTAYTIPPRKKTGRTSKTS is encoded by the coding sequence ATGATTGCCAAAAAAAGAGTCGTTCCTTTAAAAATCAGGCAGCTTGAGGCATTGTTGAGAAGATTGCCGCCCAATCATCCGAAAATCCCCCTGATTGAACAGGACCTCATCAAGCGCCGCGCCGGTTACCGCGGAGAAAAGAATGTAGACTACCACCTCTCCTTCCTGCCGGATGAATATCTCATATTTCATGGCCTCCGTTTAGTGCATCAGCATCCTTTCCAGATAGATACCCTCATACTTGCTCCCTCATTTATCACAGCAGCTGAAATCAAGAACATTTCCGGCACGCTATTTTTTGAAAAGCACTCCCAGCAAGTAATCAGACAGTCCAGCAAAGGGGAGGACGGGTTTTCCAATCCACTGCTTCAAGTCCAGCGGCATAAAGTTCAGCTGCAAGGTTGGATGGAGAAGATGAAACTTCCAGAACTGCCGATCGAGCTGCTGGTCATCATCAGTTCCAATTCCACGATCATCAAAACCAACCCAGGTAATGAACACATTTACAAAACCTTGATCCATGCAGAACAGCTGCCTGGCAAGCTGGAAAAACTAGAACTTTCCTCTCCTTCACTAATTCTTAGCAGCAAAGAGCTGAACAAAGTGAAAAGATTACTGCTGAAAAACCACGATCCACTTTTTACATCTATCCTGGAATCATATAAAATTTCGCCTGAAGAAATCATCCGCGGAATCCAATGTCCTGGGTGCGAGCAGTATTCAATGTCCCGAATGTATGGCGGATGGATTTGCCAAGCGTGCTCCGGCGAGTCGAAAAATGCCCACATCCGCGCTATTCTCGACTATTTTCTATTGCTGGAAAACTCCATTACCAGCCAGCAATGCAGGAATTTCCTATATACGATTCCAAAAAGAATATTTATAAATTTCTGTCTTCACTCAACCTCCAATCCTCCGGCACCACCAAAAACCGCCTATACCATTCCCCCTCGGAAGAAAACTGGGAGGACCTCGAAAACCTCCTGA
- the wecB gene encoding non-hydrolyzing UDP-N-acetylglucosamine 2-epimerase, translated as MNRPIKVMTIFGTRPEAIKMAPLVLELQKHPEHFESIVTVTAQHRQMLDQVLGIFSITPDYDLNIMKDRQTLVDVTTRGLEGLDKVMKEAKPDIVLVHGDTTTTFIASLAAFYNQITVGHVEAGLRTWNKYSPFPEEMNRQLTGVMADIHFSPTAMSAENLLRENKKNESIFVTGNTAIDALKTTVKDAYSHEVLEKLGHDRLVLLTAHRRENLGQPMRNMFKAIKRIVEEQQDIQVVYPVHLNPAVREVADEILGNDPRIHLIEPLDVIDFHNFASRAELILTDSGGVQEEAPSLGVPVLVLRDTTERPEGIDAGTLKLAGVEEQPIYEMATELLTNRAAYEKMAKATNPYGDGNASARIGEAIRYYFKQTEERPEDYNPN; from the coding sequence ATGAATCGTCCTATTAAAGTCATGACTATTTTCGGGACAAGGCCGGAAGCCATCAAGATGGCTCCGCTCGTCCTTGAACTTCAGAAGCACCCGGAACACTTTGAATCGATCGTTACGGTTACGGCGCAGCACCGCCAAATGCTTGACCAGGTGCTGGGTATCTTCAGCATCACGCCTGATTATGACCTGAATATCATGAAAGACCGCCAGACGCTGGTCGATGTAACGACCAGAGGGCTTGAAGGCCTTGATAAGGTCATGAAGGAAGCGAAGCCTGATATCGTCCTTGTCCACGGTGATACAACGACGACTTTCATCGCAAGCCTTGCTGCTTTCTACAACCAGATCACGGTTGGCCACGTGGAAGCAGGTCTGCGTACATGGAATAAGTACTCTCCGTTCCCGGAAGAAATGAACCGCCAGCTGACAGGCGTCATGGCGGATATCCACTTCTCGCCTACAGCCATGTCTGCAGAAAACCTTCTCCGGGAAAACAAGAAAAATGAAAGCATCTTTGTGACAGGCAACACAGCCATCGATGCACTGAAAACGACCGTCAAGGATGCCTACTCGCATGAAGTGCTTGAAAAGCTTGGCCATGACAGACTTGTCCTCCTGACGGCCCACCGCCGTGAAAACCTTGGTCAGCCGATGAGGAATATGTTCAAGGCAATCAAGCGGATCGTGGAAGAGCAGCAGGATATTCAAGTGGTATATCCTGTCCACTTGAACCCGGCTGTAAGGGAAGTGGCGGACGAAATCCTTGGAAATGACCCGCGCATTCACTTGATCGAGCCGCTGGATGTTATTGACTTCCATAACTTCGCCTCCAGGGCAGAGCTGATCCTTACCGATTCAGGCGGAGTACAGGAAGAAGCTCCGTCACTCGGCGTTCCTGTGCTTGTCCTGCGTGATACAACAGAAAGGCCTGAAGGAATTGATGCCGGCACTCTCAAGCTTGCCGGTGTTGAAGAACAGCCGATCTATGAAATGGCAACAGAACTTCTCACAAACCGGGCAGCCTACGAAAAAATGGCCAAAGCCACCAACCCGTACGGAGACGGAAACGCCTCTGCCCGGATCGGAGAAGCCATCCGTTACTATTTCAAACAGACAGAAGAAAGACCGGAAGATTATAATCCGAATTAA
- the upp gene encoding uracil phosphoribosyltransferase, with protein sequence MAKVYVFDHPLIQHKLTYIREKNTGTKEFRELVDEVATLMAFEITRDMPLEEIEIETPVSVTKSNVLSGKKLGIVPILRAGIGMVDGILKLIPAAKVGHIGLYRDPETLQPVEYYAKLPSDVEERDFIVVDPMLATGGSAIEAMHSLKKRGAKNIKFMCLVAAPEGVEAVKEAHPDVDIYIAALDEKLNEKGYVVPGLGDAGDRLFGTK encoded by the coding sequence ATGGCAAAAGTATACGTCTTTGATCACCCGCTCATTCAGCACAAGCTTACATACATCAGAGAAAAAAACACTGGCACGAAAGAGTTCCGCGAACTGGTTGATGAGGTCGCAACACTTATGGCCTTTGAAATCACACGCGACATGCCTTTGGAAGAAATAGAAATTGAAACTCCTGTCAGCGTAACAAAATCAAATGTCCTTTCCGGCAAAAAGCTTGGAATCGTGCCAATCCTGCGTGCGGGAATCGGCATGGTGGACGGCATCTTAAAGCTGATCCCTGCTGCCAAGGTAGGGCATATCGGCCTTTACCGCGATCCGGAAACACTTCAGCCGGTTGAATACTATGCCAAGCTGCCAAGCGATGTAGAGGAAAGGGACTTCATCGTAGTCGATCCAATGCTTGCGACAGGCGGATCTGCCATTGAAGCGATGCATTCCCTGAAAAAACGCGGCGCAAAAAACATTAAATTCATGTGCCTGGTTGCTGCCCCTGAAGGTGTGGAAGCAGTGAAAGAAGCACATCCAGACGTAGACATCTACATTGCTGCACTTGACGAAAAGCTGAACGAAAAAGGCTATGTTGTACCAGGCCTTGGCGACGCTGGCGACCGTTTGTTTGGAACTAAATAA
- a CDS encoding serine hydroxymethyltransferase — protein MKHLAQQDEQVFQSIQDELKRQRTKIELIASENFVSEAVMEAQGSVLTNKYAEGYPGRRYYGGCEHVDVTENLARDRAKQIFGAEHANVQPHSGAQANMAVYFTILETGDTVLGMNLSHGGHLTHGSPVNFSGIQYNFVEYGVDKETHRINYDDVLEKAREHKPKLIVAGASAYPREIDFKRFREIADEVGAYLMVDMAHIAGLVAAGLHQNPVPYADFVTTTTHKTLRGPRGGMILCREEFAKKIDKSIFPGIQGGPLMHVIAAKAVAFGEALQDSFKDYAQSIINNAKSLGEGLKEEGIDLVSGGTDNHLLLIDLRSLGLTGKVAEKVLDEIGITVNKNTIPFDPESPFVTSGIRIGTAAVTSRGFGEKEMKEIASLIAFTLKNHEDEAKLAEASSRVEELTGRFILYKEL, from the coding sequence ATGAAGCATTTAGCACAGCAGGATGAGCAGGTTTTTCAATCGATTCAGGATGAATTGAAGCGCCAGAGAACGAAGATCGAATTAATAGCTTCCGAGAATTTTGTCAGTGAAGCGGTGATGGAAGCGCAAGGGTCTGTATTGACCAATAAATACGCCGAAGGCTATCCGGGCAGACGCTATTATGGCGGCTGCGAGCATGTCGATGTGACGGAAAATCTGGCGCGCGACCGTGCGAAGCAGATTTTCGGGGCAGAGCATGCCAATGTCCAGCCTCACTCAGGCGCGCAGGCGAATATGGCTGTTTATTTCACGATCCTTGAAACAGGGGATACTGTCCTAGGCATGAACCTGTCCCATGGCGGACACCTCACCCACGGCAGCCCTGTCAACTTTTCAGGCATCCAGTACAACTTTGTTGAATACGGGGTGGATAAAGAAACGCACCGAATCAATTATGATGATGTCCTTGAAAAAGCGCGCGAGCATAAGCCGAAGCTGATTGTAGCCGGTGCAAGTGCCTATCCGCGTGAAATCGACTTCAAGCGTTTCCGGGAAATCGCCGATGAAGTCGGTGCTTACCTGATGGTCGACATGGCCCATATTGCCGGCCTGGTCGCAGCGGGACTCCACCAAAATCCTGTGCCATATGCTGACTTTGTAACAACCACTACACATAAAACATTGCGCGGACCGCGCGGCGGCATGATCCTTTGCCGTGAAGAATTCGCGAAGAAGATCGATAAGTCTATCTTCCCTGGCATCCAGGGCGGCCCATTGATGCACGTGATTGCAGCCAAGGCTGTCGCATTCGGCGAAGCACTGCAGGACAGCTTCAAGGATTATGCGCAAAGTATCATTAATAACGCTAAATCACTGGGAGAAGGACTGAAAGAGGAAGGCATCGACCTCGTTTCCGGCGGTACGGACAATCACCTTCTTCTGATCGATCTCCGCTCCCTTGGCCTGACAGGCAAAGTGGCTGAAAAGGTGCTTGATGAAATTGGCATCACTGTTAATAAAAATACGATTCCATTCGATCCGGAAAGCCCGTTTGTTACCAGCGGCATCCGCATCGGAACAGCTGCAGTTACTTCCCGCGGCTTCGGCGAGAAAGAGATGAAGGAAATCGCATCCCTGATTGCCTTCACCCTCAAGAACCATGAAGACGAAGCAAAGCTTGCAGAAGCAAGCAGCCGTGTTGAGGAACTCACAGGCAGATTCATCCTTTATAAAGAGCTTTAA
- a CDS encoding anti-sigma factor — MADWSPDKEKKILTKYRFALTFRVVKVLIAALFIFWIYMLAVTISYDSLHLDRKHIFYTQLAMDWTQPNIHKDFGGFAQSEITPFFTQKISYPVTRRVGKEEQPAGEMQIRKGLLNSYSARTLSYYQPDQEGGFRFYFPEDPKTGGKLDAEDDNGIWEALDKVHEGTVAEAAFSTDRFMEPEELFALLEPYDLDVLWMPLYTGELKTFKGNKGSGGNSISPIPAFGLTGGREISNDRMSESEYEFTQEMLGRNKELMLGQMEKLLKEERKSYYERFLGLGYLEERHAYLKENGFQVYGAVVTGPVKELLKLREVKELRGAQLGEMDYWNWTE; from the coding sequence ATGGCAGACTGGAGCCCTGATAAAGAAAAGAAAATCCTGACGAAATACCGTTTTGCCCTGACTTTCCGAGTAGTCAAAGTCCTGATTGCTGCATTATTTATCTTCTGGATATATATGCTGGCCGTCACAATCAGCTATGACAGCCTGCACCTGGATCGGAAACATATTTTTTACACCCAGCTGGCGATGGATTGGACCCAGCCGAATATCCATAAAGACTTTGGCGGATTCGCACAGTCGGAAATCACACCATTTTTCACACAGAAGATTTCTTATCCTGTAACAAGGCGAGTCGGCAAAGAAGAACAGCCAGCGGGTGAAATGCAGATCAGGAAAGGGTTATTGAACAGCTATTCGGCGCGCACGCTTTCCTATTATCAGCCAGATCAGGAAGGGGGTTTCCGTTTCTACTTTCCTGAAGACCCGAAGACAGGAGGGAAACTGGATGCCGAGGACGATAATGGCATTTGGGAGGCCTTGGATAAGGTTCATGAGGGAACGGTGGCAGAGGCAGCTTTTTCGACAGACCGGTTTATGGAGCCGGAGGAGCTCTTCGCTCTCCTTGAGCCGTATGACTTGGATGTCCTGTGGATGCCTTTGTATACAGGGGAATTAAAGACTTTTAAAGGAAACAAAGGCAGCGGCGGCAATTCCATTTCTCCGATTCCTGCCTTCGGTTTGACGGGCGGAAGGGAAATCAGCAATGACCGCATGTCAGAAAGTGAATACGAGTTTACACAGGAAATGCTCGGCAGAAATAAGGAGCTGATGCTCGGACAGATGGAGAAGCTTCTAAAAGAAGAGCGGAAAAGCTATTATGAGAGATTCCTCGGACTAGGCTATCTTGAAGAAAGGCATGCTTATCTGAAAGAAAATGGCTTTCAGGTATACGGAGCTGTTGTAACGGGGCCAGTCAAGGAGCTGCTGAAGCTGAGAGAGGTAAAAGAGCTGCGCGGCGCCCAGCTTGGCGAGATGGATTACTGGAACTGGACGGAATAA
- a CDS encoding sigma-70 family RNA polymerase sigma factor, with translation MDARRKEKLDDLYSHYAKPLYYYLLKLSGSDHLAEELVQETFVRATVSLSFYQQEDVRAWLFKVARNAYLDEWRKRQRRKWVPFADYLFSKEEMLSPYGLPEEEALAAELEQDAADMLRLLPEKYRTVLYLREYEHFSYKEIQEALDLTESQVKVDLHRARKKLAVIAEKKGWKKDGRLEP, from the coding sequence TTGGACGCCCGCAGAAAAGAAAAACTCGATGACCTATACTCACACTATGCAAAACCACTTTACTACTACCTGCTCAAGCTTTCCGGCTCAGACCATCTGGCCGAAGAACTTGTCCAGGAAACTTTCGTGCGTGCAACTGTTTCACTCTCCTTTTACCAGCAGGAGGATGTGCGGGCCTGGCTGTTCAAGGTGGCCCGGAATGCCTACTTGGACGAATGGCGAAAACGGCAGCGGCGCAAATGGGTGCCGTTTGCAGACTATCTTTTTTCAAAAGAAGAGATGCTCAGCCCATACGGCTTGCCGGAAGAAGAAGCCCTGGCTGCCGAGCTGGAGCAGGACGCCGCTGACATGCTGAGGCTGCTGCCGGAAAAATACCGGACGGTCCTCTATTTAAGAGAATATGAGCATTTCAGCTATAAGGAAATACAGGAAGCGCTTGACCTGACAGAAAGCCAGGTGAAGGTTGATCTTCATCGTGCCAGGAAAAAGCTCGCTGTAATCGCAGAAAAGAAAGGATGGAAAAAGGATGGCAGACTGGAGCCCTGA
- a CDS encoding TIGR01440 family protein: MFEEIQTELREILDEFGGQVALNENSVLVVGCSTSEVIGKRIGTSGTDEAAAILFEELKNFAERTGARLAFQCCEHLNRALVVERQTADQKNLEEVSVVPVRQAGGAMASYAYRQFKDPAVVEFIKADAGIDIGDTLIGMHLKHVAVPIRTKQKSIGSAHVTLASTRPKLIGGRRAVYERLPENESC, translated from the coding sequence ATGTTCGAAGAGATTCAGACTGAATTGAGAGAAATCCTGGATGAGTTCGGCGGACAGGTGGCGCTTAACGAAAACAGCGTGCTTGTGGTCGGCTGCAGCACAAGTGAAGTAATCGGCAAAAGGATCGGCACATCCGGCACAGATGAAGCCGCGGCCATCCTCTTTGAAGAGCTAAAGAATTTTGCCGAACGGACAGGGGCCAGACTCGCCTTCCAGTGCTGCGAGCATCTGAACAGGGCGCTCGTTGTGGAAAGGCAGACTGCGGATCAGAAGAATCTTGAAGAAGTATCAGTCGTACCGGTGCGCCAGGCCGGAGGTGCCATGGCCTCATATGCATACAGGCAATTCAAGGACCCGGCCGTCGTCGAATTCATCAAGGCCGACGCCGGCATCGACATCGGCGACACCCTCATCGGCATGCACCTGAAGCATGTAGCAGTTCCAATCAGAACCAAACAAAAAAGCATCGGCAGCGCCCACGTCACCCTCGCCTCCACAAGACCAAAACTCATCGGCGGAAGGCGCGCCGTGTATGAGAGGCTGCCGGAGAATGAATCGTGTTAA
- the rpiB gene encoding ribose 5-phosphate isomerase B yields the protein MKVAIASDHGGVNIREEMKHLMEEMGIEYEDFGCECGVSFDYPDYALPVAEKVASGEFDKGILICGTGIGMSISANKVKGIRCALVHDVFSAKATRQHNDSNILAMGERVIGPGLAREIAKTWLETEFEGGRHANRIGKIKTYEDL from the coding sequence ATGAAGGTTGCAATTGCTTCAGATCATGGCGGAGTGAATATCCGCGAAGAAATGAAACATTTGATGGAAGAAATGGGCATTGAATATGAAGATTTCGGCTGCGAGTGCGGCGTCTCCTTTGATTATCCGGACTATGCGCTTCCTGTAGCGGAGAAGGTGGCATCAGGCGAATTTGATAAAGGAATCCTGATCTGCGGGACAGGGATTGGAATGAGCATTTCCGCCAACAAGGTGAAGGGCATCCGCTGTGCACTGGTCCATGATGTATTCAGTGCCAAAGCGACCCGCCAGCATAATGACAGCAATATCCTTGCCATGGGCGAGCGTGTGATCGGACCGGGACTTGCCCGGGAAATAGCGAAAACCTGGCTAGAAACCGAGTTTGAAGGCGGACGCCATGCGAACCGGATCGGAAAAATCAAAACCTACGAAGATCTATAA
- a CDS encoding C40 family peptidase, translating to MKKNLFKGLAAASVLMAGLSFHSAGASADVFTDTFGKLQPKLNVEQKLNVVIEYADALTHAKIKYKYGGTSEKGFDASGFVQHVYGKAGVKLPRTSAAMQQTGKTIQKKDLKPGDLVFFNTAGGSSKKASFVGIYAGHNQFFAVTVKKGVTVVKLTDSYWAKKYLGAKRVM from the coding sequence ATGAAAAAGAATCTATTCAAAGGCCTTGCTGCCGCTTCTGTGCTGATGGCAGGATTGTCCTTCCATTCAGCAGGTGCATCAGCAGACGTTTTCACCGATACTTTCGGGAAGCTCCAGCCAAAACTGAATGTTGAACAAAAACTAAATGTCGTCATTGAATATGCAGATGCGCTTACCCATGCAAAAATCAAATACAAATACGGCGGCACATCAGAAAAAGGATTTGATGCCTCCGGTTTTGTTCAGCATGTGTACGGCAAAGCAGGCGTTAAGCTTCCGAGGACTTCTGCCGCAATGCAGCAAACAGGGAAAACCATTCAGAAGAAAGACCTGAAGCCGGGTGACCTTGTCTTTTTTAACACAGCCGGCGGCAGCAGCAAAAAGGCTTCCTTCGTGGGCATCTATGCCGGTCACAATCAATTCTTCGCTGTTACCGTCAAAAAAGGCGTCACCGTTGTAAAGCTGACAGACTCTTATTGGGCGAAGAAATATCTGGGTGCCAAACGGGTTATGTAA
- a CDS encoding NUDIX hydrolase, producing MNIEEIIAGLGSRTPAILGSNKFINYSVLVPLIEKEDGVHVLFEVRSMEMRRQPGEICFPGGRVDRSDPDVKHTAIRETTEELGIPMDEIRGTVPLDYMVSPFGMIIYPFAGMLKPSRPFQVNPKEVGEVFTVPLSYLLKAKPEIYKMNFRLEPENGFPFDRIAGGENYNWQTRSMEECFYYFEDKVIWGLTARILQHFIEIVNELPEQK from the coding sequence ATGAATATAGAGGAGATTATCGCAGGATTGGGCAGCAGGACACCGGCCATCCTGGGAAGCAATAAATTTATAAACTATTCAGTTCTCGTACCGCTGATTGAAAAAGAAGACGGTGTCCATGTCCTTTTTGAGGTCCGGTCCATGGAAATGCGCAGGCAGCCGGGGGAGATTTGTTTTCCGGGGGGCAGGGTCGACAGATCGGATCCGGACGTGAAGCATACAGCAATCAGGGAAACAACCGAAGAGCTGGGAATCCCCATGGATGAAATTAGAGGGACAGTTCCCCTTGACTATATGGTATCCCCGTTTGGCATGATCATCTACCCTTTTGCAGGAATGCTGAAGCCTTCCCGGCCTTTCCAGGTGAACCCGAAAGAGGTGGGGGAAGTATTCACCGTACCGCTTTCCTATCTGCTGAAGGCAAAGCCTGAAATTTATAAAATGAATTTCAGGCTGGAACCGGAAAACGGTTTTCCTTTCGACCGGATTGCCGGCGGCGAAAACTATAATTGGCAGACAAGGTCAATGGAAGAATGCTTTTACTATTTTGAGGATAAGGTCATTTGGGGTTTGACCGCCCGGATCCTGCAGCATTTTATAGAGATTGTCAATGAACTGCCGGAACAGAAATAG
- a CDS encoding methyl-accepting chemotaxis protein gives MLSNLREMVAKIDENFQHTNDKVISISQEASAAAEQAASISRTIGEISLGADSSAVSIQATAESVEDATRIAEEVQQQAKTSQQVSGELVDDLNESKKVIHSLVTGITKLAEDNQESLQTVKRLEDNAAKVEQIIQLVGDIAAQTNLLALNASIEAARAGEHGKGFAVVAEEVRKLADESAKAVQGISELIKNIQNEVQNVVRQITDQVETASAEGKKGVKTNQVIGEMTNTVNQMASSVTTISSLVEQQMEGIRHSATQSQEVAAIAEETSAGAQEVASATENQSMVISNVEKLAFELKDEAEKLKETITKFRV, from the coding sequence ATGCTTTCAAATCTCCGGGAAATGGTCGCGAAAATCGATGAAAATTTTCAGCATACCAATGATAAAGTAATCAGCATTTCACAGGAAGCATCAGCTGCTGCCGAGCAGGCTGCAAGCATCTCCAGGACAATCGGCGAGATTTCCCTGGGTGCCGACAGCTCAGCTGTGTCGATTCAGGCGACTGCCGAGTCGGTCGAGGATGCAACAAGGATTGCTGAAGAAGTACAGCAGCAGGCGAAAACGTCCCAGCAGGTTTCCGGTGAGCTAGTCGATGATCTGAATGAGTCGAAGAAAGTCATCCACTCTCTTGTAACTGGAATTACCAAGCTGGCGGAAGATAATCAGGAATCATTGCAGACCGTCAAGCGCCTCGAAGATAATGCTGCGAAGGTAGAGCAGATCATCCAGCTGGTGGGAGATATTGCAGCTCAGACCAACCTGCTGGCGCTGAATGCTTCGATTGAGGCTGCGCGTGCAGGTGAGCACGGCAAAGGCTTTGCCGTCGTGGCAGAGGAAGTCCGGAAGCTGGCTGATGAAAGCGCCAAAGCGGTCCAGGGCATTTCCGAATTGATTAAAAACATCCAGAATGAAGTCCAAAATGTTGTTAGGCAAATTACGGACCAGGTCGAAACGGCATCTGCCGAGGGGAAAAAAGGAGTCAAAACCAATCAGGTCATCGGTGAAATGACGAATACCGTCAACCAGATGGCTTCGTCTGTCACAACGATTTCGAGCCTGGTGGAGCAGCAGATGGAAGGCATCCGCCATTCTGCCACCCAGTCGCAGGAAGTGGCAGCCATCGCGGAGGAAACATCCGCCGGAGCCCAGGAGGTCGCCTCTGCAACTGAAAATCAATCAATGGTCATTTCCAATGTGGAGAAGCTTGCTTTTGAATTGAAGGATGAGGCGGAAAAGCTGAAGGAAACGATCACCAAGTTCAGGGTTTAA
- a CDS encoding low molecular weight protein arginine phosphatase, with the protein MRRVLFVCTGNTCRSPMAEAILKSRELPGIEVKSAGVFAANGGQASAHAKQVLEEQGIAHVHTSSALTAELVEWADVILTMTSGHKWNVVSMFEGAEGKTFTLTEFAGEHGGEILDPFGGSLEIYRETFNELKKHIEQIINKLEK; encoded by the coding sequence ATGAGACGCGTATTGTTTGTTTGTACTGGTAACACTTGCCGGAGCCCGATGGCAGAGGCTATTTTGAAGAGCAGGGAGCTTCCGGGGATTGAGGTGAAGTCTGCTGGTGTGTTTGCTGCCAATGGGGGACAGGCCTCCGCACATGCGAAGCAGGTTCTTGAGGAGCAGGGGATTGCCCATGTACATACCTCGAGCGCACTGACGGCAGAGCTGGTTGAGTGGGCAGATGTCATTTTGACGATGACGTCCGGGCATAAATGGAATGTGGTCAGCATGTTTGAGGGAGCAGAGGGCAAAACCTTTACACTGACAGAGTTTGCAGGGGAACACGGCGGTGAGATCCTTGATCCATTCGGCGGAAGCCTTGAAATATACAGAGAAACCTTTAATGAACTGAAAAAGCATATTGAACAGATTATTAACAAATTAGAGAAGTAA